From the genome of Lasioglossum baleicum chromosome 13, iyLasBale1, whole genome shotgun sequence, one region includes:
- the LOC143214976 gene encoding activating signal cointegrator 1 produces the protein MKKWINTNLSQVLNFPVTEDLVSYIMSMENERDLNEYLTSLLDCSNPRHRQFIAELKKQQTLYKDQGYKKANNVDDENTKQNGKKKGKVKSKEKQENKQFQENVKIEKVEKKKVKYVNLYSQDGKSETVLLKGRHKCDCEGKRHALINNCLECGRIVCLQEGAGPCFFCGKLVCSPKDQTILSHSTKQSDQLYNTLINQKLPKELEDSIKQRDRLLEFDRFGTQGTKVIDDECDYYQTNNMWLSADKREQLKKLEEEKNAKRHMSRLDRKVNVTFDFMGREVVEEKPIDEYDEFDEDQLVDISDARFLNEFDGSNVCLDVECSRPIYVESDEPESRVMRSKVSSKIKTIVQDKEYLEMSDLGVCLSMHQPYASLLVAGIKMHEGRTWYSSHRGRLWIAATAKQPTREDISSLEQTYRILKNEKIRFPESYPTSCLLGCVTVTNVLPQEEYRKIYPNGESESPYVFICENFQTLPMKFPISGKHKIYKLDTKIHQAASKMLEKAMKNIS, from the exons ATGAAGAAATGGATAAACACGAATCTATCCCAAGTCTTGAATTTTCCCGTTACAGAAGATCTCGTATC ATATATCATGTCAATGGAAAATGAGAGAGATTTGAACGAGTACTTGACATCTCTGCTGGATTGTAGTAATCCTAGACACCGGCAATTCATCGCAGAATtgaaaaaacaacaaa CATTGTACAAAGATCAGGGATACAAGAAAGCAAATAACGTTGACGACGAAAATACGAAGcaaaatggaaagaaaaagggaaaagTAAAATCGAAGGAGAAGCAAGAAAACAAACAG TTCCAAGAAAATGTAAAGATAGAGAAAGTAGAAAAGAAGAAAGTAAAGTATGTCAATTTATATTCGCAAGATGGCAAGTCTGAGACAGTTTTGTTAAAAG GCAGACATAAATGCGATTGCGAAGGGAAGAGACATGCGTTGATCAACAATTGTCTGGAGTGCGGCAGAATAGTTTGTTTGCAAGAGGGAGCTGGCCCCTGTTTTTTCTGTGGGAAGCTCGTATGTTCTCCCAAAGACCAAACGATCCTCTCTCACAGTACCAAACAATCTGATCAGCTATATAATACGTTAATAAATCAGAAACTTCCTAAGGAACTAGAGGACTCCATCAAACAAAGAGATAGACTTCTTGAATTCGATCGTTTCGG TACGCAGGGTACAAAGGTGATCGACGATGAATGCGATTACTATCAAACGAACAACATGTGGCTGTCAGCTGACAAAAGGGAACAGCTGAAAAAATTAGAGGAAGAAAAGAATGCAAAGAGACACATGTCCCGTCTGGATAGAAAAGTCAATGTAACATTTGATTTCATGGGtagagaagtggtcgaagaaaAGCCTATCGATGAGTATGACGAGTTTGACGAAGATCAGCTTGTAGACATTTCTGATGCAAGGTTTTTGAATGAATTTGATGGTTCGAATGTATGCTTGGATGTAGAATGCAGTCGTCCAAtt tatgtagaatcGGATGAGCCTGAATCGCGTGTTATGAGAAGCAAGGTTTCATCCAAAATAAAAACCATTGTTCAAGATAAGGAATATTTAGAAATGTCTGATTTAGGAGTGTGTTTGAGCATGCATCAGCCGTACGCATCTCTATTGGTAGCTGGGATAAAAAT GCACGAAGGACGAACTTGGTACAGTTCGCACAGAGGGAGATTATGGATAGCTGCAACAGCTAAACAACCAACTAGGGAAGATATTTCTAGTTTAGAACAGACTTATCGCATTCTAAAGAATG AAAAGATTCGGTTTCCTGAAAGTTATCCGACTAGTTGTTTATTAGGCTGTGTAACAGTGACTAATGTTTTACCTCAGGAAGAGTATAGAAAAATTTATCCAAATGGAGAGAGCGAAAGTCCATACGTCTTTATATGTGAGAACTTCCAAACGTTGCCAATGAAATTTCCAATATCGGGGAAGCATAAGATTT ATAAGTTGGATACGAAAATACATCAAGCAGCTTCTAAAATGTTGGAAAAAGCTATGAAAAATATTAGCTAA
- the Tamo gene encoding PUB and ZnF_RBZ domain-containing protein tamozhennic — protein sequence MANDLITRGKDRLQEISMKLEQSHLVYLQTDDSPLKLQQRHKLEGFIKEYLCLVPNENKYVFQETADILHRSAANLQAFSGYRAVTAWSAISLYAANLLAQPWRKEYRTLRTYSGYYKHEVEANLIGAELMFEQMGYKHTGLGVLTLEGPIDPDKVSSVSRDAIVAFVECQILKQIWENVSQNCTISWLEVLEFRENHVGTPEQAIRALNYRFLEKMHQNRTKIENYRDYHYGQPTCIDTASPSVPYHIMPPNYNMPVSACQTDYRYIEDTNTTPRYFPPLEHGFVNRCSAYGCLPHGNKYLSDVHTNSYYTTMPTYSRVPTGRLIEVDMPVSVTNYEKLHNRKSSHRTPDLDEVDYYRKQSSDGDHYEYGKVDKKAKSIIDRINYDSWDFVYRNLESLGYSKDLGDREDILHKRDCDSRTNKQKTLKQNHNDEKHSGYRFEKKRGTRTDGNSTNLSVTNGRHYHHDTLPFKKKSSSFDLTDSNRYRADASSESHLPSHNKDKKHGSQTLPIQRSHRSSDQIAKIADTLKNFELTHSQKEDDTQVENKWNCATCTYLNCSSRDICEMCGKSRRKGNEDKPLASGGKECPKCTLVNEQNVSICEACGTSLKDSPTYI from the exons ATGGCAAATGACTTAATAACAAGAGGAAAAGATAGACTGCAAGAAATTAGTATGAAATTAGAGCAAAGCCATTTGGTGTATTTACAAACGGACGATAGTCCTTTAAAGTTGCAACAGCGTCACAAACTAGAAG GTTTTATCAAAGAATACCTTTGCCTTGTCCCGAATGagaataaatatgtttttcaagAGACTGCGGATATATTGCATAGATCAGCAGCCAATCTACAAGCCTTTAGTGGTTACAGAGCTGTGACTGCCTGGAGTGCGATTTCATTGTACGCTGCCAATCTTTTGGCTCAGCCTTGGAGAAAAGAATATAGAACGTTAAGG ACCTATAGCGGATATTATAAACATGAAGTTGAGGCGAATTTAATAGGAGCAGAATTAATGTTTGAACAAATGGGATATAAACATACAGGGTTGGGTGTTCTTACTTTGGAAGGTCCTATAGACCCTGATAAGGTATCCAGTGTGAGCAGAGACGCGATAGTAGCTTTTGTTGAGTGTCAG ATATTGAAACAAATCTGGGAGAATGTTTCGCAAAACTGTACTATTTCCTGGCTGGAGGTGTTAGAGTTCAGGGAAAATCATGTTGGTACACCGGAGCAGGCGATTAGAGCATTGAATTATCGTTTCCTCGAGAAGATGCACCAAAATCGCACGAAAATAGAGAATTACAGGGACTATCATTACGGCCAGCCTACGTGCATAGACACGGCGTCACCATCGGTTCCTTATCACATAATGCCTCCTAATTATAACATGCCAGTGTCCGCCTGTCAAACGGATTACAGATACATTGAGGACACAAACACAACGCCCAGATACTTTCCGCCGTTGGAGCATGGCTTCGTGAACCGGTGCAGCGCTTACGGTTGTTTGCCGCACGGAAACAAATATTTAAGCGACGTTCACACGAATTCTTATTACACTACAATGCCGACGTACTCGAGAGTACCTACGGGTAGATTGATCGAGGTGGACATGCCTGTCTCTGTCACGAATTACGAGAAACTCCATAACCGGAAGTCCTCCCATCGGACACCCGACTTGGACGAAGTAGATTATTATAGGAAGCAGTCCAGCGACGGAGATCATTACGAATACGGGAAAGTGGACAAGAAGGCGAAATCGATCATCGACAGAATTAATTACGACTCTTGGGACTTCGTGTACAGAAACTTAGAAAGTCTAGGCTATTCGAAGGATCTCGGGGATCGAGAGGACATCTTGCATAAACGAGATTGCGACTCTAGAACGAACAAACAGAAAACGTTGAAGCAGAATCACAACGACGAGAAGCACAGCGGATACCGATTCGAGAAAAAGAGAGGTACGAGAACCGATGGGAATAGTACCAACCTGTCCGTGACCAACGGTCGACATTATCATCACGATACGTTACCGTTTAAGAAGAAGTCCTCGTCCTTCGACTTGACCGATTCGAATAGGTATCGTGCCGATGCATCGTCTGAGAGTCATCTACCTTCGCACAATAAAGATAAGAAACACGGCAGTCAGACGCTTCCGATTCAACGGTCCCATAGATCCTCGGATCAAATAGCGAAGATCGCGGACACATTGAAGAATTTTGAGCTGACCCATTCGCAGAAGGAAGATGACACGCAGGTGGAGAACAAGTGGAACTGTGCCACTTGTACGTACCTTAATTGCTCGTCCAGAGATATTTGTGAAATGTGTGGGAAATCTAGACGCAAAGGGAACGAGGATAAACCATTAGCCAGCGGTGGAAAAGAATGTCCGAAATGCACCCTGGTCAACGAGCAGAATGTCTCGATATGCGAAGCCTGTGGTACCAGTTTAAAGGATTCACCTACTTACATATAG